One genomic segment of Halobacteriovorax sp. DA5 includes these proteins:
- a CDS encoding nitroreductase family protein, with the protein MSDNIFTEELELNYTEVAPEIDFKEFEKVVSSRRSVRVFGDEEVPDEVVQKAIEHGLLAPNSSNLQPWEFHWVKSEDKRSELAKLCFGQNGAKTAKHLIVCVAKTGTWKRNCERMLASLEAASKKDGIEVPKAVKAYYSKIAPMAYGYMGPFGIFSPLKWAFYNTIGLFQVIFREPMFPSELRTWAHKTTALACENIMLSIRAQGYDTLPMEGFDAKRVKKLLGLGCKDYVTMVLGVGKRSSKGVYGPQFRFPKEDFIIKH; encoded by the coding sequence GTGAGTGATAATATTTTTACTGAAGAACTTGAATTAAATTATACGGAAGTTGCTCCGGAAATTGATTTTAAAGAATTCGAAAAAGTTGTCTCTTCACGCCGCTCTGTTCGTGTCTTTGGTGATGAAGAAGTTCCGGATGAGGTTGTTCAAAAGGCAATTGAGCACGGTCTGCTTGCACCAAATTCATCTAATCTTCAACCTTGGGAGTTTCACTGGGTTAAATCTGAAGATAAGAGATCAGAACTTGCAAAACTTTGTTTTGGTCAAAATGGTGCCAAAACAGCCAAGCATCTAATTGTCTGTGTGGCAAAGACTGGCACTTGGAAGAGGAATTGTGAGCGCATGCTTGCTTCTCTTGAAGCTGCCTCAAAGAAAGATGGCATTGAAGTTCCTAAGGCCGTAAAAGCGTACTATTCAAAGATCGCCCCAATGGCCTATGGTTATATGGGACCTTTTGGTATTTTTTCACCTCTTAAATGGGCGTTCTATAATACAATTGGCCTATTCCAAGTGATCTTTCGTGAGCCAATGTTTCCATCTGAGCTTAGAACTTGGGCACATAAGACAACGGCACTTGCCTGTGAAAATATCATGCTATCAATTCGCGCTCAAGGTTATGACACGCTTCCAATGGAAGGCTTTGATGCTAAACGCGTAAAGAAGCTATTAGGTCTTGGATGCAAGGATTATGTCACAATGGTACTTGGAGTAGGAAAGCGTTCTAGTAAAGGCGTTTACGGCCCACAGTTTAGATTTCCAAAAGAAGATTTCATCATTAAGCATTAA
- the pepN gene encoding aminopeptidase N, producing the protein MKSETPVVKYLADYHAPTHKIETVNLEFHLDDTKTQVYSTMEIVPLSGQTLELNGEELILKSVKVNGEEFKNYNEEKEILTLSALPTEKFTLEIHNEINPKANTALDGLYKSGGMFCTQNEPEGFRRITYFIDRPDNLSIFTTKIVADKAAYPFLLSNGNLIEQGDLEGGKHFAVWNDPFAKPAYLYALVAGDLALIEDTFTTKSGREVKLQVFVDKGNEDKSHHAMESLKKSMKWDEDRFRLEYDLDIYMIVAVDSFNMGAMENKGLNIFNSAYVLASKETAEDHNFFGIESVVGHEYFHNWTGNRVTCRDWFQLTLKEGLTVFRDQEFSADLNSRSVCRINDVINLRAAQFPEDAGPQSHPIQPKSYIEMNNFYTMTIYEKGSEVIRMYHTLLGEEGFQRGMDKYFELYDGQAVTTADFTNAMSVANDNYDFSQFRRWYDQAGTPVLDVTTSYDEAANEFTLTVNQSTPATPGQPTKEPFHMPFVIGLLDSKGVDMKLALKNRDDQADLGRGLLHIKKDSEVFVFENITERPVASLNRNFSAPVVLRSDLTDGDFIFLMANDNDDFNRYEAGQALALKNIHALLSDSNYQVDEKFIQAWGAILKDQNIDEEFKAVCLGLPSMTDIASTITIPDYRAIDEAREKLYTLLASTYEQDLVAIYNDLSTEREFKVDAKAMGERRLRGFTLSCLAKIDGHQALARKCFETATNMTDMMNSLAVIVHEKLPGAAESLQEFYTRFKDQTLVMQKWLSVQASSSDDSTFDRVQELMKDEVFDMNVPNLVSSLIGTFARNKVQFNHESGRGLKFIAEMIREVDAINPQSGSRLAGAFNDYRKMPADLKEIARLELEAIVNDEKTSKNVFEKLSKTLNS; encoded by the coding sequence ATGAAAAGCGAAACTCCTGTGGTCAAGTATTTGGCGGATTATCATGCGCCAACTCACAAAATCGAGACAGTTAATCTTGAATTCCATTTAGATGATACAAAAACTCAAGTATATTCAACGATGGAAATTGTCCCATTAAGCGGTCAGACTCTTGAACTTAATGGTGAAGAATTAATTCTAAAATCTGTAAAAGTTAACGGCGAAGAATTTAAAAACTACAACGAAGAAAAAGAGATCTTAACTCTTAGTGCACTTCCAACAGAAAAGTTCACTCTTGAGATTCACAATGAAATTAACCCAAAGGCCAACACTGCTCTTGATGGTTTATATAAATCAGGTGGAATGTTTTGTACGCAAAATGAGCCTGAAGGATTTAGAAGAATTACTTACTTTATCGACCGTCCAGATAATTTAAGCATTTTTACAACTAAGATCGTTGCAGACAAAGCAGCATACCCATTTCTACTATCTAACGGAAACCTAATTGAACAAGGCGATCTAGAAGGTGGGAAGCACTTTGCTGTGTGGAATGATCCTTTTGCAAAGCCTGCATACCTTTATGCTCTTGTCGCTGGAGATCTTGCTCTAATTGAAGATACATTTACAACAAAGTCAGGCCGTGAAGTTAAGCTTCAGGTTTTTGTTGATAAAGGAAATGAAGATAAGTCTCACCATGCAATGGAATCACTTAAGAAGTCAATGAAGTGGGATGAAGATAGATTTAGACTTGAGTACGATCTTGATATCTATATGATTGTTGCCGTTGACTCATTCAATATGGGTGCAATGGAGAACAAAGGTTTAAATATCTTTAACTCTGCTTACGTTCTTGCTTCAAAAGAGACAGCAGAAGATCATAACTTCTTTGGTATTGAATCAGTAGTTGGACATGAGTACTTCCACAACTGGACAGGAAATCGTGTAACTTGTCGTGATTGGTTCCAGCTAACTCTTAAAGAAGGTCTTACTGTATTTAGAGACCAAGAGTTCTCTGCAGATCTAAACTCAAGATCAGTTTGTCGTATTAACGACGTTATTAATCTTAGAGCAGCTCAGTTCCCTGAAGATGCTGGCCCGCAGTCACACCCAATTCAGCCAAAGTCATACATTGAAATGAATAACTTCTATACCATGACTATTTATGAAAAAGGTTCAGAAGTCATTCGTATGTATCACACACTACTTGGAGAAGAAGGTTTCCAACGTGGTATGGATAAGTATTTTGAGCTATATGATGGGCAAGCGGTAACGACAGCAGATTTCACAAATGCAATGAGTGTCGCCAATGATAATTACGATTTCTCTCAATTTAGAAGATGGTATGATCAAGCGGGAACACCTGTTCTTGATGTAACGACTAGTTACGATGAAGCGGCAAATGAATTTACTCTAACTGTAAATCAATCAACGCCTGCAACTCCAGGGCAGCCAACAAAAGAGCCATTCCATATGCCATTTGTTATCGGACTTCTTGATAGCAAAGGTGTTGATATGAAGCTTGCTCTGAAAAATAGAGACGATCAAGCTGATCTTGGAAGAGGACTTCTTCATATTAAAAAAGATTCAGAAGTATTCGTATTTGAAAATATCACAGAAAGACCAGTAGCATCTCTAAATAGAAACTTCAGTGCACCTGTTGTTCTACGATCGGATCTAACAGATGGAGACTTCATTTTCTTAATGGCAAATGATAATGACGATTTCAATCGTTATGAAGCGGGACAAGCACTTGCTCTTAAAAATATTCATGCACTTCTTAGTGATTCAAATTACCAAGTTGATGAGAAATTTATTCAAGCATGGGGGGCAATCCTTAAGGATCAAAATATTGATGAAGAGTTTAAGGCCGTATGTCTTGGGCTGCCATCGATGACTGATATTGCTTCAACAATTACTATCCCAGATTATCGCGCTATCGATGAAGCAAGAGAAAAGTTATATACGCTACTTGCGAGTACTTATGAACAAGATCTAGTTGCTATTTACAATGATCTTAGTACGGAAAGAGAATTCAAGGTAGATGCTAAGGCAATGGGTGAGAGAAGGTTAAGAGGCTTTACTCTTAGTTGTCTTGCTAAAATTGATGGACACCAAGCTCTTGCTCGTAAGTGTTTTGAAACTGCGACAAATATGACTGATATGATGAACTCTCTAGCTGTTATCGTTCACGAAAAGCTTCCTGGTGCTGCTGAGTCTTTACAAGAGTTCTATACACGTTTTAAAGATCAAACTCTTGTTATGCAAAAGTGGCTAAGTGTTCAGGCAAGTTCAAGTGATGACTCAACTTTTGATCGCGTACAAGAGTTAATGAAAGATGAAGTCTTTGATATGAATGTACCAAACTTAGTATCGTCACTAATTGGAACATTTGCTCGTAATAAAGTTCAATTCAATCACGAAAGTGGACGTGGACTTAAGTTCATTGCTGAAATGATTAGAGAGGTTGATGCAATTAACCCTCAATCAGGTTCTCGACTTGCTGGTGCATTTAATGATTACCGTAAGATGCCAGCTGATCTTAAAGAGATTGCACGTCTTGAGCTTGAAGCAATCGTTAATGACGAAAAGACTTCGAAGAATGTTTTTGAAAAACTATCTAAAACTTTAAATTCATAG
- a CDS encoding PilZ domain-containing protein has protein sequence MDANKKFYFSEIPFEEKISFLKRALSDGLIIEIWRKGQEKDKVESFKIKSFDESELEFTLDFDASLIAKLAGSKNKDNEVLLKIKFKSVILFSSSYLSFIAAEEVYKLKVDRPVYKSQQRSNYRLHANAYIPIQIKIEEDVFDCNDISAGGISFNCPKDFADKFKKESIFDNATVRLASKRFEIPQVKIAATWPIENNEETPMGIGIAFMNMDKEVEEDLVLSINSEARGEELRKQAAMKKGT, from the coding sequence ATGGATGCGAATAAGAAATTTTATTTCTCAGAAATTCCCTTTGAAGAGAAGATAAGTTTTTTAAAAAGGGCCCTAAGCGATGGATTAATCATTGAAATCTGGCGCAAAGGACAAGAAAAAGACAAAGTCGAAAGCTTCAAAATTAAATCTTTTGATGAAAGTGAACTCGAATTCACTCTAGACTTTGACGCAAGCCTAATTGCGAAATTGGCAGGTTCAAAAAACAAGGACAATGAAGTTCTTCTAAAAATTAAGTTTAAATCAGTTATTTTATTTTCGAGTTCATACCTAAGCTTCATTGCGGCAGAAGAAGTTTATAAGCTTAAAGTTGATCGTCCCGTCTATAAGAGTCAGCAACGATCTAACTACCGCTTGCATGCAAATGCTTACATCCCTATTCAGATTAAAATCGAAGAAGATGTCTTTGATTGCAACGATATCTCGGCCGGTGGAATTAGCTTTAACTGCCCAAAAGACTTCGCTGACAAATTCAAGAAAGAATCAATTTTTGATAATGCAACGGTAAGACTTGCGTCGAAACGATTTGAAATTCCACAAGTAAAAATTGCAGCGACTTGGCCAATTGAAAATAATGAAGAAACACCAATGGGGATTGGTATCGCCTTTATGAATATGGACAAAGAAGTCGAAGAAGATCTTGTGCTTTCAATTAATTCAGAGGCCCGCGGAGAAGAGCTTAGGAAGCAGGCGGCAATGAAGAAAGGCACTTAG
- a CDS encoding pyridoxal phosphate-dependent aminotransferase family protein — protein MALKFSSAADRLMDMAAMLKSKDLYPFFRQIGDSEGTIVKIDGKDQIMIGSNNYLGLTHHPHVKEAAIKAIEKYGTGCTGSRFLNGNLTIHEELEEKLARYLGHEKALIFSTGMQTNLGALSAICGPRDCMLFDSENHASIIDASRLAMGTTFKYRHNDMESLEEQLEANIDRFQKVIIVADGVFSMTGDIANLPEMVRLAEKYGAYIYVDDAHGIGVMGEKGAGTMNHFGVTDKVHLNMGTFSKSFASIGGVLSGDAETINYVKHLARSFMFSASMAPSAVATVSACIDVINSDDTIHDRLWDNVKFMRNGFQEIGFYTYNSQTPIIPIFIGDDVKSMLVTKFLGENGVFATPVVPPAVPKGEALIRTSYMATHNKSELTKVLEVFARAKKEFDIPSTMGH, from the coding sequence ATGGCACTAAAATTTTCTAGCGCAGCTGACCGCTTGATGGACATGGCAGCAATGCTAAAATCTAAAGATCTTTATCCTTTTTTCCGCCAAATTGGTGACTCAGAAGGAACGATAGTAAAGATTGATGGAAAAGATCAAATCATGATCGGTTCAAATAACTACCTAGGCCTAACACATCACCCTCACGTAAAAGAAGCGGCCATTAAGGCCATTGAAAAATATGGAACTGGTTGTACAGGATCTCGTTTCTTAAACGGTAACCTAACAATTCACGAAGAACTTGAAGAAAAGCTAGCGCGCTACCTAGGACACGAAAAAGCTCTTATCTTCTCAACTGGTATGCAAACAAATCTTGGTGCTCTTTCTGCTATCTGTGGCCCAAGAGACTGTATGCTCTTTGATTCAGAAAATCATGCTTCAATTATCGATGCCTCTCGCCTAGCAATGGGAACGACATTTAAGTATCGCCACAACGATATGGAGTCTTTAGAAGAGCAACTTGAAGCAAATATTGATCGCTTCCAAAAAGTAATCATCGTTGCAGATGGTGTTTTCTCAATGACTGGTGATATTGCAAACCTACCAGAGATGGTTAGACTTGCTGAAAAGTATGGTGCTTATATTTACGTCGACGATGCTCACGGTATCGGTGTTATGGGAGAAAAAGGCGCTGGGACAATGAACCACTTTGGTGTAACTGATAAGGTTCACTTAAACATGGGAACATTCTCAAAGTCATTTGCTTCAATTGGTGGAGTTCTTTCAGGTGATGCTGAAACAATCAACTATGTAAAACACCTAGCAAGATCTTTCATGTTCTCTGCTTCAATGGCACCATCTGCTGTAGCAACTGTTTCTGCATGTATTGACGTTATTAACTCTGACGATACAATTCACGATCGCCTATGGGACAATGTTAAATTCATGAGAAATGGTTTCCAGGAAATCGGTTTCTATACATACAACTCTCAAACTCCTATTATTCCAATCTTTATTGGTGATGATGTTAAATCAATGCTTGTAACTAAATTTCTAGGTGAAAATGGAGTCTTTGCAACTCCAGTTGTACCACCGGCAGTTCCTAAGGGTGAAGCATTAATCAGAACAAGTTACATGGCCACTCACAACAAGAGTGAGCTAACAAAAGTTCTAGAAGTTTTTGCAAGAGCAAAGAAAGAGTTTGATATCCCTTCGACAATGGGACACTAA
- a CDS encoding N-acetyltransferase, which translates to MAIYIEKVDILNDKKARKRFIDVQFNIYKEDKYWVPQLRMELNKLFNQKHPFYQTAQSAFYIAIKDGKDVGRIMAINNHNYNQFHSTQEAHWGFFEAIDDIEVFKSLFNCAMEWGKSLGLERFIGPFNPSTNYECGTLIKGHNEIPVLMMMYNYEYYHQYLNELGFTKAKDLLAYHMKADFEMPEVIRKIALRAEDKANITYRTVSKKNWAKEIDLMYSIYNDAWEQNWGFVPMTKDEFYAMAADLKTVADEKLILFAMVNGEEAGFIVALPDFNQVLHKIPDGKLFPKGIFQVLRAPKLIDGVRVITMGVKKKYRLYGLESILYYRCHENIKQYKKYKNVEMSWILEDNINMNKPLIRMNAVPYRTYRIFQKEL; encoded by the coding sequence ATGGCCATTTATATCGAAAAAGTTGATATCTTAAACGATAAAAAGGCCCGTAAAAGATTTATTGACGTCCAATTTAATATTTATAAAGAAGACAAGTATTGGGTTCCACAACTACGCATGGAACTCAATAAACTTTTTAATCAAAAACATCCTTTTTATCAAACAGCGCAAAGTGCCTTTTACATTGCAATTAAAGATGGAAAAGATGTGGGCCGAATCATGGCCATCAACAATCACAACTATAATCAGTTCCATAGCACACAAGAAGCTCACTGGGGATTCTTTGAGGCCATCGATGATATCGAAGTCTTTAAGTCTCTTTTCAATTGTGCAATGGAATGGGGAAAATCACTTGGCCTTGAGCGATTTATTGGGCCATTTAATCCATCAACAAATTATGAATGTGGAACACTGATTAAAGGCCATAATGAAATTCCAGTTCTCATGATGATGTACAATTATGAATACTATCATCAATACTTAAATGAGCTTGGTTTTACGAAAGCAAAAGATCTCCTGGCCTACCATATGAAGGCGGATTTCGAGATGCCGGAAGTAATCAGAAAGATTGCCTTAAGAGCGGAAGATAAGGCCAATATTACTTATCGTACAGTTTCTAAGAAAAATTGGGCGAAAGAAATTGATCTTATGTATAGCATCTACAATGATGCTTGGGAGCAGAACTGGGGCTTTGTTCCAATGACAAAGGATGAGTTCTACGCCATGGCAGCAGACCTTAAAACTGTTGCTGACGAAAAACTAATTCTCTTTGCCATGGTTAATGGTGAAGAAGCCGGTTTCATCGTGGCCCTTCCAGACTTCAATCAAGTCCTACATAAAATTCCAGATGGAAAGCTATTTCCAAAAGGTATTTTTCAAGTTCTTCGTGCACCAAAGCTTATAGATGGTGTTCGAGTTATTACGATGGGTGTGAAAAAGAAGTATCGTCTGTATGGACTTGAATCAATTCTTTATTACAGATGCCATGAGAATATTAAACAGTATAAAAAATATAAGAATGTAGAGATGAGCTGGATTCTAGAAGATAATATCAATATGAATAAACCACTCATTCGCATGAATGCTGTTCCTTACCGAACATATCGAATTTTTCAAAAAGAGTTATAA
- a CDS encoding NAD(P)-dependent oxidoreductase, whose protein sequence is MKVLVTGATGFVGSHLCDKLNQQGHEVFALVRNPQKAQSLNLPGEYIQGSLEEASIKSWVSDLPKDLDCVIHTAGIVSAKHSLTFAKTNHIATENLINRLKVKFENIHFMLISSQAAAGPSSQLVDESIECLPVSAYGHSKLAAEIAVRELSPESWNTTIIRPPMVIGPRDSAVLDVFKMVKGRIVTGPGLNFRTKKYSVVNVFDLVDAIILCASQEQTKQETYFVTSVDEVTFEELINEISNALGVQKVMFMALPIWLLRIVAGIIYTLPIHLPLTGDKINELEQDAWLCSNSKIKALGFVPNYNLKDTIEMTAKDYKERKWL, encoded by the coding sequence ATGAAAGTCTTAGTTACTGGTGCAACTGGTTTTGTCGGCTCACATCTTTGTGACAAATTAAATCAACAAGGACATGAGGTTTTCGCTCTTGTGAGAAATCCTCAAAAGGCGCAGTCTTTAAACTTACCTGGCGAATATATCCAAGGTAGCCTTGAAGAGGCCTCAATCAAATCATGGGTAAGCGACCTACCAAAAGACTTAGATTGCGTTATCCATACTGCGGGAATTGTTTCAGCAAAACACTCTCTTACTTTTGCAAAGACAAATCACATTGCCACAGAGAATTTAATAAATCGCTTAAAAGTAAAATTTGAAAATATTCATTTTATGCTAATTTCTTCACAAGCTGCGGCCGGTCCTTCATCGCAATTAGTTGATGAAAGCATCGAATGCTTACCTGTTTCGGCCTATGGTCACTCAAAGCTTGCTGCAGAGATTGCAGTCAGAGAACTTTCTCCAGAGAGTTGGAATACCACAATAATCCGACCTCCAATGGTGATAGGTCCACGTGACAGTGCCGTTTTAGATGTTTTCAAAATGGTTAAGGGGCGTATTGTTACAGGCCCAGGACTTAACTTTAGAACGAAGAAATATAGTGTCGTTAATGTTTTTGACCTAGTCGATGCAATCATTCTTTGTGCATCTCAAGAGCAAACAAAACAAGAAACTTATTTTGTAACTTCCGTAGATGAAGTAACTTTTGAAGAATTAATCAATGAAATTTCGAACGCTCTAGGAGTTCAAAAGGTTATGTTTATGGCATTACCAATTTGGCTACTAAGAATAGTTGCGGGAATTATCTACACTCTTCCAATTCACCTACCTCTTACTGGAGATAAGATCAATGAATTGGAGCAAGATGCTTGGCTTTGCAGTAACTCAAAGATTAAGGCACTTGGTTTTGTCCCTAATTATAATTTAAAGGACACAATTGAGATGACAGCGAAGGACTACAAAGAGCGTAAATGGCTCTAA
- a CDS encoding sterol desaturase family protein, which yields MKKYESIRIFKNPILESFTHVHPIVPLVLWAPFIGFLIYRSYFELGYTHLQMILCAVSGLIIWTLTEYLLHRFVFHLKPIGPLSERFVFLFHGLHHDDPNDPTRLVMPPVPAILIMGLIWLFFSLFIPAFYMPGFMAFFTIGYLCYDYIHYATHHFKMSGKVGRYLKKFHLQHHFRHEKAKYGVSSPLWDYVFRTVTGPKED from the coding sequence GTGAAAAAGTACGAATCAATTAGAATATTTAAAAATCCAATTCTTGAGTCATTTACCCATGTTCATCCAATTGTGCCACTAGTGCTTTGGGCGCCATTTATTGGTTTTCTAATTTATCGTTCATATTTTGAACTTGGTTACACTCATCTACAAATGATTCTATGTGCAGTTAGTGGTTTAATTATTTGGACTCTTACAGAATATCTACTTCATCGTTTTGTTTTCCATTTAAAGCCTATTGGGCCACTTTCAGAGCGATTTGTGTTCTTGTTTCATGGGCTACATCATGATGACCCTAATGATCCGACAAGGCTTGTTATGCCGCCTGTGCCAGCGATCTTGATCATGGGGCTGATTTGGCTATTCTTTTCACTTTTTATTCCAGCTTTTTATATGCCAGGTTTTATGGCCTTCTTCACAATAGGCTATCTTTGCTATGACTATATTCACTATGCAACTCATCACTTTAAAATGAGTGGAAAGGTGGGGCGCTACTTAAAGAAATTTCATCTTCAGCATCACTTTAGACATGAGAAAGCTAAGTACGGTGTAAGCTCACCATTATGGGATTATGTTTTTAGAACTGTGACAGGACCTAAGGAAGACTAA
- a CDS encoding metallophosphoesterase, giving the protein MKYLILSDLHLGKGSYLQNGEFNILEDFFEDNRFYEFCDYFSTNEYYSKPVTIIMNGDILNLIQIDSDGVFTHVVDEAMTIKQIEDIAKGHPRFFAGLKKFLRAPHKRVVYVVGNHDVGMLFKGAQEKFSKICGDNIIFTETFLENGLHVEHGHRFEAVNTVPKAKQFIRGPGGKDILNFPWGSLFCINVLPKLKKERPYIDKVRPMSSYVKWCLFNDTRFFWRLFITCINYVIKTHSNYYTRQNSNFKTNLKILQQITIYPRYERMARRILDRDSSIHTVVMGHTHLQEWRRFPEGRYYFNTGTWNNIPSIDAGKHQDTLSLTYCSVNVHPESNSLVNASMNQWMGQWKPYIEEIRTS; this is encoded by the coding sequence ATGAAGTATCTAATCTTATCTGATCTCCATTTAGGCAAAGGTAGTTACCTGCAAAACGGTGAATTTAATATCTTAGAAGATTTCTTTGAAGACAATCGCTTCTATGAATTTTGCGACTACTTTTCAACGAATGAATATTATTCGAAACCTGTAACAATCATCATGAATGGAGATATCTTAAATCTCATTCAAATCGATTCAGATGGTGTTTTCACTCATGTCGTCGATGAGGCAATGACTATTAAACAGATTGAGGATATCGCTAAAGGGCACCCTCGTTTTTTTGCAGGTCTTAAAAAGTTTTTAAGAGCGCCACATAAGCGTGTTGTCTATGTTGTAGGAAATCACGATGTTGGTATGCTTTTTAAAGGTGCACAAGAGAAGTTTTCAAAAATCTGTGGTGATAATATTATCTTTACTGAAACTTTTTTAGAAAATGGCCTACACGTTGAACATGGGCATCGATTTGAAGCTGTAAACACTGTACCAAAGGCAAAACAATTTATTCGCGGACCTGGTGGCAAGGATATATTGAACTTTCCGTGGGGTTCTCTTTTTTGCATTAACGTTCTACCAAAGCTTAAAAAAGAGCGTCCTTATATTGATAAAGTAAGGCCTATGTCTTCATATGTTAAATGGTGTCTTTTTAATGATACAAGATTCTTTTGGCGCCTATTTATCACGTGTATTAACTATGTCATTAAGACTCACTCGAATTATTACACACGACAGAACTCGAATTTCAAAACAAACTTAAAAATTCTTCAACAGATCACAATTTATCCACGCTATGAGCGCATGGCCAGAAGGATTCTTGATCGCGATAGCTCGATTCATACTGTTGTTATGGGGCATACCCATTTACAAGAGTGGAGGCGATTCCCAGAAGGTCGTTATTATTTCAACACTGGAACTTGGAATAATATCCCATCGATTGATGCTGGAAAGCACCAAGATACGCTAAGTCTTACTTATTGTAGTGTAAATGTACATCCAGAGAGTAATTCACTAGTTAATGCGTCCATGAATCAGTGGATGGGCCAATGGAAACCATATATTGAAGAAATTAGAACGAGTTAA
- a CDS encoding GGDEF domain-containing protein, translating to MLEKQYKALLEFICQNVEEHNFNIVLKSFRDFIKTEFDSKTPLVFATLDNESSNPIIRDFYNNKVIEEYPSKVYQELMGALKTQKLHLEIEGDKYRFVEVGFNGSQSLYLVLNGEFPSDIFRQLENYIQSKFRSLLQVKELQRLQALAHVDDVTGLYNQRKFKSDIDAAIREYDALERSFSLIFIDIDYFKSINDGHGHLIGTSLLQQVAETIRSTVREDDLCYRYGGDEFVVLAPYSSLEDAKMIGQRILSRVKSTVYKIEAELEINTHEDEDVQLSVSIGVANYPTNASGRNEIIGMADRMMYEAKKSGRGKVCVADS from the coding sequence ATGTTGGAAAAACAGTATAAAGCACTTTTAGAATTTATTTGTCAAAATGTTGAAGAGCATAATTTCAATATCGTATTGAAGTCTTTTCGCGATTTCATTAAGACAGAGTTTGATTCAAAAACGCCACTCGTTTTTGCGACGTTAGATAATGAATCCTCAAATCCAATCATTAGAGATTTCTATAATAATAAAGTTATTGAAGAGTATCCAAGTAAGGTCTATCAAGAACTAATGGGTGCATTAAAGACACAAAAGCTTCATCTTGAAATAGAAGGTGATAAGTATCGCTTTGTCGAGGTCGGCTTCAATGGAAGTCAAAGTCTATATCTTGTATTGAATGGAGAGTTTCCTTCAGATATCTTTAGACAATTAGAAAACTATATTCAATCGAAGTTTAGAAGTCTTTTACAAGTAAAAGAACTTCAAAGACTACAGGCCCTTGCTCACGTTGATGATGTAACAGGTCTTTATAATCAAAGAAAATTTAAAAGTGATATTGATGCTGCTATTAGAGAATATGATGCACTAGAACGTTCATTCTCTCTTATCTTCATCGATATTGATTACTTTAAAAGTATCAACGATGGCCATGGCCATTTGATTGGAACAAGCTTACTTCAGCAGGTCGCAGAAACAATTCGTTCTACTGTAAGAGAGGATGATCTTTGTTATCGTTATGGGGGAGATGAGTTTGTCGTTCTTGCTCCATACTCTTCGTTAGAAGATGCTAAGATGATCGGACAAAGAATTCTTAGTCGAGTTAAGTCTACTGTTTATAAAATAGAGGCAGAGCTTGAAATCAATACTCATGAGGATGAAGATGTCCAATTGAGTGTCTCAATTGGTGTTGCCAATTACCCAACTAACGCTTCAGGACGTAATGAAATTATCGGAATGGCCGATAGAATGATGTATGAAGCAAAAAAGTCTGGACGTGGCAAGGTCTGTGTTGCAGACTCATAA